GTTCCAAGGGAAGCAGGTTCAGGAAGCAGGACTTTGAGAAATTTTATTGGAACAATTTTTTGCCCCTCGTACTCAACTTCATCTATGCGCGTCAGTCCTATGTTCTTAAGAACCCTTAAATGGTTCAGGTAGTTATCTGAAAAGGTCATCCAGAACCTGGCACGTTTCAATCCTTTAACATTCAAAACCAGCGATTCAAGTTCTTCGTGATATAGAAGGTAGCTTTCCTTTGATCCTACTATCGGGTAATCAAAACTGAAATGTATGCAACCTTCCTCGATAACGGCAGGCGTCTCAATCCATTTCTCCTTTTCCCAGTGTCGCACTGTCTGTGTCACTTCCCGAATATTAATCTCAGGATTGAAGTTTGTGGCAAAGACATGGCCGTGGGTTCCGGCATTACAGTCGAGTATATCAAGATAGTTGATCTCGTCGAAGAGATGTTTTTGAGCATAGGCAGCAAAAACGTTAGTTACTCCCGGGTCGAATCCAGACCCAAGAACGGCCATTATGCCTCTCTTCTTAAACTCTTCCCGGTATGCCCATTGCCAACTGTATTCAAAATGAGCTTCATCCTGTGGTTCATAATTGGCCGTGTCTATATACCTTACCCCTGTTTCCAGGCAGGCGTCCATAATATGAAGATCTTGATAGGGAAGGGCAAGGTTAAGAACAATGTCAGGTTGAAATCTATGTATAAGTGCTACAAGGTCCGGTACATTGTCGGCATCTACCTGTGCTGTCCGAATGTCTCTACCGTATCTTTTTTTGATATCGTCTCTTATAGCTTCGCACTTTGAGAGTGTTCTACTTGCAAGCAATATTTCTTTGAATATTTCAGGAATCTGTGCGCATTTGTGAACTGCAACGGTTCCGACACCTCCGGCGCCGATTATCAGTATTCTTCCATGATTTTTTGTATTATTCATTAATACTCTCCTGAGTAGTAAATTTCATGTGCTTTATTTTTATATTATTTTTACTTTAATATCAACTTCCAAGGCATTAAATCGGACATGAACATTGCTGGAATTTCCCAGGTTTTTTAAATGCAACCGTATGCTGTGTCGCTCCCTGTTCCACTGTGCTGATTTGCTCTTTTAAAGGGGATGACCCAGGGACATAACATAATTTTTGAATTTGAACCGGTATCTATTATGACTAATGTGGTTTGTTCACATAAATATAGCTTAAAAGCGTGTAAATCAATTTGGCTGCAAGAAAATCAGGAGCTTTACAGCTTGACGGGCAGAGTTCAACAACATCGAACCCGACGATCTGTTTTGATTTCGAGACGTCAAAAAGTAGTTTCATAACCTGATACCAGCCTAAACCACCTGGTTCCGGGGTCCCTGTTGACGGCATGATACCAGGGTCAAAGACATCAAGATCAATGGTGATATATACATTATCAGTCAGCAAAGAAATCACATTGCTCACCCATTTGTCAGAATCGTAAATATTATGTGCAAAAAACATCCGCTTATTGTCAATACCGGGACGTTCCGAGATATCCATGCTGCGTATTCCCACCGAAACAATGTTCCTTGCAAATTCTCGAACACGTGCGATAATGCATGCATGATTGTAAGGAGTCCCCTCATAGGAGTCACGGGAGTCGGTATGGGCGTCAAGATGCAGTATGCTCAGATCCTTATAGTGTCTGGCATGGGATTTGATGACACCGATAGAAACAGAGTGTTCGCCCCCAAGAGTTACTACAAGCTTATTCTCTTTAAGGTACTTAGAAACTGCCGAATCAGATTTTTTTATCAAAGCAGAAGAAGAGGCCGAGCGGATCGGTTTGGCAGTATAAATTCCCTTCCTGAAAACTTCGCTGTCTGTTTCTATATCATATAATTCGAGATATACGGATGCCTCAATAATCGCTGAAGGGCCTTTGTCTGTACCTTTAAGCCACGTGCTTGTTTTATCAAAAGGAATCGGTAGTATGACGATGGATGCTCGCTCATAATCATTACCATTGTTGGGTAACCCGCAAAAACTGAAGGGAGGTTTCGGCATTTCAATCTATAATAAAAACTGCTGTCGCTAATACCGTGGTCCAGAGACCGTCTTTGTTCCCTTCAGCAGACTGGCAGATATTTTTAGTTTTGAATATGTGGCCGCTTGCTGTATAAGACTGCTTCCGCTCATCCCATGCCTGGTTTGGATCAAAGGGTATGCCCAGTGTTGTTGCAAGCATTGTGGCTGCAAGGTCTTCCGCGTATTCACCGGAGACAATTGCCTTTTCACCGAAGGCATGGTGCTCGGAAAGATAACCGTACTGGGAGTAATCCGTTGGCCTTGCAATGCCGATTGCTGCAGAGATAAGACGGTTCGGTTCACATGTCTCGTTTCGGGACATTACGCAATAAGTAATTTCACCGGGATTGAGAAGCTTCAGGCCGGGAGCCTTTGAAATAATCCTGCACTCAGGCGGGAATATACTTGATACATACACAAGATTGCACTTCTCAATGCCTGCGTTTCTTAAGGCAACCTCGAAGGATGAAAGTTTGTCTTTATGAACGCCCACCCCTTTTGTCAAGAAAACCTTTTTTGGGATCATTTTTGTTTTTTTTCTATCCATAGCTAATCCCACAAAACTACACCGGCGAAGACAGCACCGACAGTAACAACTTTATATGAAGCTGAAACAGCCATTACTTCTTTTATTTCCCTGTTCCTCATCTCCATGCCCTTTTTGACCATTTTCTTGACCTGTTCCAGCACGATATTTTCTTCTGCTCTTGCCGAATATTCCATGATCAGACCGGCTTGATTCGCATCTTTTGGTATGCCAATTGCCACAGCGGAAGAAATGGTTTCTTCCGGAACATCACTGTTAATAGAGGCATAGGCAACAGGCACAAGGGCTCCCTGAGGTAATGGAACGGGGGGTGGTTTAATCTCTTCGCAGTTAGGAGGCAGAATACTGCTCATTTTAACCAGGTTGGTGTCTCCAACGCCTGAGGCCAGAAGAGCGCCGTCAAATGCATTTAATAATGAGAATCCTTCAGATGAACCACTGACAAGAAAAAACTTCGTGGGTGTTTTAATAATCATTCTACCACCTCCCAAACTTTTTAATACCCAGCGCGTTTGTGGGTGATTTCTTTGCCTAAGAAATCCATGTGTTCTGTACTGTCCAAAACACTATATCCATTGCCGTAAAATCCTGTAAAAAATGCCTTCCAGATTTTTTTTACTATACCTTCCCTAATATCTTTTGCCCGCAAGGACACTAAAAATTAGGTGGTGAAGATACCCACAGAACATATGCCCTGTTATTTCGTCTATTTGCAATATAGTGTTTCCTTGTTGCCTTAAAATAAAAGCATTCGCCTTTCTTTAATTTGTAGGGTTTTCCGCCAAGTACAAGCTCGATGCTGCCTGACAGTACAAAACCAAATTCTTCACCTTCGTGAGGCTCTTCTTCAGGTGTTTTTTCACCTACATCAAGATCAAGCAGCGCAGGGTCCATCATTCTGTTCTGAGCCGCAGGAACGAGTATCTGAAAATTCTTTACATAATCCCATTCCAACTCAACCCTGTCTTTTAATTTAAAGACAATTTTTTCATCTATCGTTCCATCAAAAAAAGCAGACGGTTTTTCATCAAGCGCATCAAGGATGCCTATCAGACTCTCCACGGACAGCGATGTAAGATTCCTCTCAACCTGGGAGATGAATCCTTTGGTAAGACCTGCCCTTGTAGCAAGCTCCTCCTGTGTGAGGGACTTAGCCTGCCTTAGCATCTTAATCCTTTCAGCTATCCTCGATCCGTCAATATTCATAATAACAGTATAAGCTTACAAGAAGTTTACAGTATTAAACAAAATTATCTGTTTTATTGTCAAGTAAATTTTTATTTAACTTTAAGGTTTAGTATGTTAAACTCACAAAAAAGGTGATAAATGCTTGGAAAACAGGCAGTTATAGAGTTTCTTAAGAAGAATAATATCGATAATATCTTCCATTTACCTGGAATTCATACACTTCCGCTAAACGAAGAGCTAACTAAGCATAATATCAATGTTTTTATCGGCAGGCATGAAGCAAATATCGTATTTATGGCTGACGGATATGCAAGAACATCGGGCAATGTCGGGGTAATTATTGTGACGCCGGGGCCGGGACTGGGGAACACGGTTTCGGGATGTATGGAGGCCTATGGTGATGATATACCGCTCTTGATAATATATATCGATACTAAAAGAAAAGATGCAGGCAAGGGAGTGCTTCATGAACTTGCTGAACCGGAAAACATATTCATACATTTTACAAAAAAAACTTTTATCATATCAAATCCGGGTGAGATAATTGTAACCCTTGACAATGCATATAAAAATGCTTCTTCGGGAAGAAAGGGTCCCGTTGTTGTTTCTCTGCCTTATGATTTACTGGAAAAAGAGATATCTTCGTGGCCGGTAATCGGAGATCATGGGTCAGAGAACGGCAGTGAGTCAAAAACAAAAGGGGAGATTGATTTTGATTTAAACAGGCTTGAAGAAGTGCTCCATGGAAAGAAAAGACCTGTTATAATTGGTGGTAAATCACTGATGTTTCAAGAGGCAAGAATACTCCTCGATGAAATGTGCACAGAAGCATCCATACCATTTTTTACAAGTACAGGTGGTAAAGGTATAGTCAGGGAAGACAGTCTGTATGCCTTCGGGAATATTATACAGAAAGGCCTTGTACGGGACATGATAGCATCTTCCGATATTGTTATAGCTATCGGGACACGACTTCGTGATGCTGATGCAAAACGGAGAGGAGTAAAAATAAGAGAGCTTATCCATATCGATATTGACGATCGATGGATCAACAAAAATTACCCTGCAAAATTAAAAATTACTGGTGATATAGGACAGGGATTAAGGGCTCTCTATCAAATCATTAAAGGGATGAAATTTGAATGGAACCTTCCTGACATGAAAAGGGCAAAAAAGAAAGAATATGAAGCAATAAAAAAGACATCGCCGGGGATTCCTTTAATAGAGCTTATCAGACAGGTTATCCCTGAGGACACAACAACTGTTTGCGATCTTAATTATCCCTCTTACTGGGCGGAATATTTCTTCCCTGTGTACCAGCAAAGAAGCTTTCTCATGCCAAGGGGCATTTCTCCTATTTTTTACTGTCTGCCTGCGAGCATTGGAGCAAGAATAGGAAGACCACAAAGACCATGTCTGTGTCTGGCGGGCGACGGCAGTCTGCTTCCGACAATAGCGGAGCTGGCAACGATTAAAAAATATAATATCCCTGTAGTGCTTTTTGTCCAGAATAATAACAGTTTTGGCATACTCGAAGATATTATGGCAGAACGTTATGGGACATCAGGCTCTATGGAACTGAAAAATCCGGATTTTGTTAAAATTGCAGGTGCTTTCGATATAAGAGCAAAAAGGGTTAAAACTCTTGAAGGGCTACGGAAGGCATTCACTAAGGATATTGCCTGGGATAAACCCTTCCTCATAGAGTTCAAATCCCCTGTCTTTCCGCCTCCCTGGGATGTATGAAAATAGTTCAGAATTGATATTATATAAAAAAATAATTGTATATTAAATCTTTATTATAGTATAAGCCCTTTTGCCGAGGCCCAGCTTTTCAGCATGGTCAAGCTGTATATTCCAGTCTATTGTCGGGAACAGGGCTCTCCACTTATCTTCACCTTTTTTAAGTTGTTTTTTAATTACAGTATTAGGAATAGATTCCTCGTTGTTGACAAGATCGCAGGAAGCAGTGTCAATGGCTACCGGGTCTTTGGACGCGAGGATGCCGATATCCCGTACTATCGGGGCATCATTATTCGGGTAACAATCACATGCCGGGCTTATCTGCAAAAGGAAATTCAGGAAAAAAGATGTTTTTTCTTTTCCTGTTAATGCGCCCCTTGCGTGTTCCACCATCTTTTTCTGGAAAAGATCTTGGGGTTCGTCCCATTGAATTATAATTGCCTGGGATGGACAGACCATTAAACATTCGCCGCATCCGATACATTTATCTTTATCAATTGATGCTTTTTTCAATGTAACAGAAATTGCGTCAGCTGGGCAGTATTCAAGGCAAAGCTTGCAACCTTTACATGTTTTAATATTAATTGTTGGGGCTACCGAGCTGTGCTGAATCAGCTTTCCCTCTTTTGTTGCACAACCCATACCTAAGTTCTTAAGTGCACCTCCAAAACCTGAAAGTTCATGTGCCTTAAAATGTGTTACTGCAATAATGCAGTCTGCTTCTACGATTCCTTTTGCAATGCTGACTTCTTTGAGAATTTCGCCATTGATAGGAACTTTAATTCCACTTTTTCCTCGAAGTCCATCTGCAATTATAATCGGACATCCTGTACATGAATAGTCAAAACCGTTTTCAATTGCAGTAATAATGTGCAATACAGCATCACTCCTGGAGCCGGTGTAAAGTGTATTCGTATCGGTAAGAAAGGGTTTTGCTCCAGTCAGTTTTACTCTTTCGGCTATGGCTCTAAGAAATACAGGTCTTAAGAAAGCTGTGTTGCCTTTTTCACCAAAATGTACTTTTATTGCCACATTACTATTTTTTTTGACAGAATTATCAATCTTTAATCTGTTAAGTAAATCCTCAATTTTATTTAAAATATTCCGTTTTGGGTTTGTTCTTAAATCTGTGAAATATACCTTCGACACAATATCTCCTTTTTTATTTAACATATTGAGAAAATTATGTTAGAAATAATCGGTTTTGTCAACTAAAAGGAGGCGTACTGGATGTTAAACTTTTCTGATAAACACACCATGATAAGAATGATCGCAGAAAAAATAGCCAAAGAAAAGATTGCCCCAAGGGCAAAAGAGATAGATGCAACAGGTGCGTTTCCGTGGGACCTTGTGGATATATACAAAAAACACGGTTTTTTATATCTTATGCTGCCGGAGCGCTTTGGAGGCGTTGACGGGGATATTACATCTCTTTGTGTTGTTATTGAAGAACTTGCAAAGGTTTCAGGCGC
This genomic window from Pseudomonadota bacterium contains:
- a CDS encoding saccharopine dehydrogenase family protein; translation: MNNTKNHGRILIIGAGGVGTVAVHKCAQIPEIFKEILLASRTLSKCEAIRDDIKKRYGRDIRTAQVDADNVPDLVALIHRFQPDIVLNLALPYQDLHIMDACLETGVRYIDTANYEPQDEAHFEYSWQWAYREEFKKRGIMAVLGSGFDPGVTNVFAAYAQKHLFDEINYLDILDCNAGTHGHVFATNFNPEINIREVTQTVRHWEKEKWIETPAVIEEGCIHFSFDYPIVGSKESYLLYHEELESLVLNVKGLKRARFWMTFSDNYLNHLRVLKNIGLTRIDEVEYEGQKIVPIKFLKVLLPEPASLGTKYTGKTVIGNIMTGIKNGETVTRYIYNICDHEEAFKETGTQAIAYTTGVPAMIGAMMMLKGIWQGVGVYNIEQLDPDPFMEALNKYGLPWQVVEHAVLPDKV
- the speB gene encoding agmatinase; amino-acid sequence: MPKPPFSFCGLPNNGNDYERASIVILPIPFDKTSTWLKGTDKGPSAIIEASVYLELYDIETDSEVFRKGIYTAKPIRSASSSALIKKSDSAVSKYLKENKLVVTLGGEHSVSIGVIKSHARHYKDLSILHLDAHTDSRDSYEGTPYNHACIIARVREFARNIVSVGIRSMDISERPGIDNKRMFFAHNIYDSDKWVSNVISLLTDNVYITIDLDVFDPGIMPSTGTPEPGGLGWYQVMKLLFDVSKSKQIVGFDVVELCPSSCKAPDFLAAKLIYTLLSYIYVNKPH
- a CDS encoding arginine decarboxylase, pyruvoyl-dependent, whose product is MDRKKTKMIPKKVFLTKGVGVHKDKLSSFEVALRNAGIEKCNLVYVSSIFPPECRIISKAPGLKLLNPGEITYCVMSRNETCEPNRLISAAIGIARPTDYSQYGYLSEHHAFGEKAIVSGEYAEDLAATMLATTLGIPFDPNQAWDERKQSYTASGHIFKTKNICQSAEGNKDGLWTTVLATAVFIID
- a CDS encoding arginine decarboxylase, pyruvoyl-dependent translates to MIIKTPTKFFLVSGSSEGFSLLNAFDGALLASGVGDTNLVKMSSILPPNCEEIKPPPVPLPQGALVPVAYASINSDVPEETISSAVAIGIPKDANQAGLIMEYSARAEENIVLEQVKKMVKKGMEMRNREIKEVMAVSASYKVVTVGAVFAGVVLWD
- a CDS encoding XRE family transcriptional regulator gives rise to the protein MNIDGSRIAERIKMLRQAKSLTQEELATRAGLTKGFISQVERNLTSLSVESLIGILDALDEKPSAFFDGTIDEKIVFKLKDRVELEWDYVKNFQILVPAAQNRMMDPALLDLDVGEKTPEEEPHEGEEFGFVLSGSIELVLGGKPYKLKKGECFYFKATRKHYIANRRNNRAYVLWVSSPPNF
- a CDS encoding thiamine pyrophosphate-binding protein, whose amino-acid sequence is MLGKQAVIEFLKKNNIDNIFHLPGIHTLPLNEELTKHNINVFIGRHEANIVFMADGYARTSGNVGVIIVTPGPGLGNTVSGCMEAYGDDIPLLIIYIDTKRKDAGKGVLHELAEPENIFIHFTKKTFIISNPGEIIVTLDNAYKNASSGRKGPVVVSLPYDLLEKEISSWPVIGDHGSENGSESKTKGEIDFDLNRLEEVLHGKKRPVIIGGKSLMFQEARILLDEMCTEASIPFFTSTGGKGIVREDSLYAFGNIIQKGLVRDMIASSDIVIAIGTRLRDADAKRRGVKIRELIHIDIDDRWINKNYPAKLKITGDIGQGLRALYQIIKGMKFEWNLPDMKRAKKKEYEAIKKTSPGIPLIELIRQVIPEDTTTVCDLNYPSYWAEYFFPVYQQRSFLMPRGISPIFYCLPASIGARIGRPQRPCLCLAGDGSLLPTIAELATIKKYNIPVVLFVQNNNSFGILEDIMAERYGTSGSMELKNPDFVKIAGAFDIRAKRVKTLEGLRKAFTKDIAWDKPFLIEFKSPVFPPPWDV
- a CDS encoding DUF362 domain-containing protein; translated protein: MVSKVYFTDLRTNPKRNILNKIEDLLNRLKIDNSVKKNSNVAIKVHFGEKGNTAFLRPVFLRAIAERVKLTGAKPFLTDTNTLYTGSRSDAVLHIITAIENGFDYSCTGCPIIIADGLRGKSGIKVPINGEILKEVSIAKGIVEADCIIAVTHFKAHELSGFGGALKNLGMGCATKEGKLIQHSSVAPTINIKTCKGCKLCLEYCPADAISVTLKKASIDKDKCIGCGECLMVCPSQAIIIQWDEPQDLFQKKMVEHARGALTGKEKTSFFLNFLLQISPACDCYPNNDAPIVRDIGILASKDPVAIDTASCDLVNNEESIPNTVIKKQLKKGEDKWRALFPTIDWNIQLDHAEKLGLGKRAYTIIKI